The Myxocyprinus asiaticus isolate MX2 ecotype Aquarium Trade chromosome 26, UBuf_Myxa_2, whole genome shotgun sequence genome has a window encoding:
- the LOC127416650 gene encoding extracellular calcium-sensing receptor-like — protein MHQDGDLILGGLFEVHFLTVFPELSFRTEPEPPYCEQFDMASFQQAQTMVFAIDEINKDPNLLPNITLGYHLYDNCVMLGMAFRAAIALVSGTEESLTNLNCTGPPPVIGIVGDSNSTPSIAISSVLGLFRVPIVSYYATCSCLSDRKKYPSFFRTIPNDAFQVRAMVKILRHFGWTWVGLIYSDDDYGIYAAQSFHKDMQLFEGCVAFSENLPLDNDRKDIRRIVRVIQASTARVVVVISTSTYMLPLMDEVALQNVTGRQWIASEAWASNPVFHSPRFLPFLGGTLGITIRRGEIQGLRDFLLRLRPNNDPRNNMVRIFWENMFGCRFKTGGKEREKICTGQEDLSSTDTAYTDVSELRASYNVYKTVYALAHALHDLMHCEEGGGPFSGNSCAEINNLQPWQLAHYLQKVNFTTGFGDHVSFDKNGDALAIYDVMNWQPSSDGSIIVRTVGVVDEGAATGKVLTLDEDALYWNFEMRKSVCSESCPQGTRQATRKGLPVCCFDCLPCADGEISNTTDSIVCTLCPDEFWSNPEKDRCIPKELEFLSYEEPLGISLTTASLLGTFFCVLVMIVFAHHRNTPIVRANNSELSFLLLLSLKLCFLCVLLFIGRPQLWTCQLRHAMFGISFVLCISSILVKTMVVIAIFKSSRPESKGAMKWFGAAQQRGTVLVLTALQVAICVVWLSNASPTPHKNSQYISSKIVYECDIGSVAGFAVLLGYIGFLAAVSFFLAFLARNLPDNFNEAKFITFSMLIFCAVWIAFVPAYVSSPGKYAVAVEIFAILASSFGLLVAIFAPKCYIILLHPERNTKKAIMGRATEKK, from the exons ATGCACCAAGATGGAGATCTTATACTCGGAGGCCTGTTTGAGGTTCACTTTCTTACAGTGTTCCCAGAGCTGAGCTTCAGAACTGAGCCGGAACCACCATACTGTGAGCA ATTTGATATGGCAAGCTTCCAGCAAGCACAGACCATGGTTTTTGCTATAGATGAGATCAATAAAGATCCCAATCTGTTGCCTAACATCACTCTTGGTTACCATCTTTATGATAACTGTGTGATGCTAGGAATGGCTTTTCGGGCTGCCATAGCCCTGGTTAGTGGAACTGAAGAGTCCCTCACCAACCTCAACTGCACCGGCCCACCACCAGTAATTGGAATTGTGGGGGACTCAAATTCCACTCCTTCTATTGCTATTTCCAGTGTTCTTGGACTGTTTCGAGTACCTATA GTTAGCTACTATGCCACCTGCTCCTGTTTGAGTGACAGGAAGAAGTACCCCTCCTTCTTCAGAACTATCCCCAATGATGCCTTCCAGGTGCGGGCTATGGTAAAGATTTTAAGACATTTTGGATGGACCTGGGTTGGTCTCATCTACAGTGATGATGACTATGGCATCTATGCTGCTCAGTCCTTCCACAAGGATATGCAGCTGTTTGAAGGGTGTGTTGCTTTTTCTGAAAACCTGCCACTCGATAATGACCGCAAAGATATTCGACGCATAGTACGAGTGATTCAGGCCTCTACAGCTCGAGTGGTGGTGGTGATCTCCACTTCAACTTATATGTTGCCTTTGATGGATGAGGTTGCACTGCAGAATGTGACGGGCAGGCAGTGGATTGCAAGTGAAGCCTGGGCCAGCAATCCTGTATTTCACAGTCCACGTTTCCTGCCTTTTTTGGGGGGCACGCTGGGCATCACCATAAGGCGTGGAGAAATTCAGGGACTTCGTGACTTTCTGCTACGTCTCCGTCCTAACAATGATCCAAGAAACAATATGGTGAGAATCTTCTGGGAGAACATGTTCGGGTGCAGGTTTAAGACTGgaggcaaagagagagaaaaaatttgtACAGGGCAGGAGGATCTGAGCAGCACTGACACAGCATACACTGATGTATCAGAGCTGAGAGCCTCCTATAATGTGTATAAAACAGTATATGCCCTGGCACATGCCCTCCATGACCTGATGCATTGCGAGGAGGGGGGAGGGCCTTTCAGTGGGAACAGCTGTGCTGAAATAAACAACCTGCAGCCCTGGCAG CTGGCTCACTACCTACAGAAGGTGAACTTCACCACAGGTTTTGGGGACCATGTTTCATTCGATAAGAATGGGGATGCGCTGGCCATTTATGATGTGATGAACTGGCAGCCAAGCTCTGATGGGTCGATCATTGTCCGCACAGTTGGTGTTGTAGATGAAGGGGCAGCAACAGGGAAGGTGCTGACACTGGATGAAGATGCATTATATTGGAACTTCGAGATGAGAAAA TCTGTGTGCAGTGAGAGCTGTCCCCAAGGCACCAGACAAGCCACAAGGAAGGGCCTTCCTGTCTGCTGTTTTGACTGCCTGCCATGTGCAGATGGAGAAATTTCTAATACAACAG ATTCCATTGTGTGTACATTATGTCCAGATGAGTTCTGGTCCAATCCAGAAAAGGATCGCTGTATTCCCAAAGAACTGGAGTTTCTATCCTATGAGGAACCTCTGGGCATCTCGTTAACAACTGCATCCCTGCTGGGCACCTTCTTCTGTGTTCTTGTGATGATTGTCTTTGCTCATCACCGTAACACTCCCATTGTACGAGCCAACAATTCAGAGCTTAGTTTCCTGTTGCTGCTGTCACTCAAACTGTGTTTCCTTTGTGTGCTGCTGTTCATTGGCCGTCCACAGTTGTGGACGTGTCAGTTAAGACATGCCATGTTTGGCATTAGCTTTGTTCTGTGCATCTCAAGCATCCTGGTAAAGACTATGGTGGTAATAGCCATTTTCAAGTCATCTCGGCCTGAGAGTAAGGGAGCAATGAAATGGTTTGGTGCAGCCCAACAAAGAGGTACAGTCTTGGTCCTAACTGCCCTCCAGGTGGCGATATGTGTAGTCTGGCTTTCAAATGCATCTCCCACACCCCATAAAAACAGCCAATATATAAGTTCCAAAATAGTGTACGAGTGTGATATTGGCTCAGTGGCTGGTTTTGCTGTGCTTCTGGGCTACATTGGCTTTCTGGCAGCTGTAAGCTTCTTCTTAGCATTCCTAGCAAGGAACCTTCCAGACAATTTTAATGAAGCAAAGTTTATTACTTTTAGTATGTTGATCTTCTGTGCTGTGTGGATTGCGTTTGTTCCAGCATATGTCAGCTCACCAGGGAAATATGCAGTGGCTGTTGAGATTTTTGCCATTTTGGCTTCCAGTTTTGGATTACTGGTGGCCATATTTGCCCCAAAGTGCTACATCATCCTTTTACATCCAGAGAGAAACACTAAAAAAGCCATCATGGGAAGAGCCACAGAAAAGAAATAG